In Bacteroidia bacterium, a genomic segment contains:
- a CDS encoding nucleotidyltransferase domain-containing protein, with protein MQTHISEKLTHQERDLLKTMLYFDLFSYPLTVAEIHNCSRIKGLPLNECQRIVEKLSKNGYIFQKGDFWGIDPDHSYHERRVSGNLLAEKKLPQARHISQWIGAFPFVRAVFLSGSISKYFMTEESDIDYFIITEPRRLWIARTLLVLFKKIFLLNSHKYFCVNYFIDTEHLVIEEQNQFTATEIVHLIPTYGKEYYQPFVEANSWTKKYFPQFPSRFSPDIPGSKSGLLKRLGEILLGGKAGEWLDRFFMKKTVTYWNRKFDFMDRKEIDVALKSRTYVSKHHPQNFQKKVLDGLKKRISDFEEKHGIELN; from the coding sequence ATGCAAACACACATATCAGAGAAACTTACTCATCAGGAACGGGATCTGCTGAAAACGATGCTCTACTTTGATCTATTTTCCTATCCGCTAACTGTCGCAGAAATTCACAACTGTTCACGGATAAAGGGCCTGCCACTCAACGAATGTCAGCGCATCGTGGAAAAACTGAGCAAAAACGGATACATATTCCAAAAAGGAGATTTCTGGGGTATAGACCCAGATCATTCGTATCATGAACGCCGGGTTAGCGGAAATCTTCTTGCAGAGAAAAAACTGCCGCAAGCCCGCCATATTTCACAATGGATTGGCGCATTTCCTTTTGTAAGAGCCGTTTTTTTGTCGGGTTCTATTTCCAAATATTTTATGACCGAAGAGTCAGACATAGACTACTTTATCATCACCGAACCACGCCGGCTATGGATAGCCAGAACGCTGCTCGTGCTTTTCAAAAAAATCTTCCTCTTAAATTCCCATAAATACTTCTGTGTCAACTACTTTATAGACACAGAACATCTTGTGATTGAGGAGCAAAACCAGTTTACCGCTACAGAAATCGTGCATTTGATTCCCACTTACGGCAAAGAATATTATCAGCCTTTTGTGGAAGCCAATAGCTGGACAAAGAAGTATTTCCCCCAGTTCCCATCCCGGTTCAGTCCGGATATTCCCGGGTCGAAAAGCGGGCTGCTCAAACGGCTGGGCGAAATTTTGCTCGGAGGAAAAGCCGGAGAGTGGCTGGACCGGTTTTTTATGAAAAAAACCGTTACCTACTGGAACCGAAAGTTTGATTTTATGGATAGGAAAGAAATAGATGTTGCCCTAAAATCGCGCACTTATGTTTCTAAACACCATCCACAAAACTTCCAAAAAAAGGTGTTGGATGGCCTGAAAAAACGAATTAGCGATTTTGAAGAGAAACACGGAATCGAACTCAACTGA
- a CDS encoding O-antigen ligase family protein: MKFWLDNVVKWSLFLPLGAGLAILLFAYSDHLMDPTLLPKFLGINFVAAGFLVASFIKDRGQKITKILASNPWLWAYAFYLMISAISLLYTINPADGFFEWSVALLLFVYFLILASWLPDSARVDKWISIFTLIILAAGVNQYMTMIRAFGASHNTSYLVSSVFGHKNTFAECLLLLLPINFYGTLRQSGFWKIFSATALLVSLIFILLLLSRGVWVAFFGATAVTILLYFFILNKNLTFRINRRFLLRGGLIAGILASGTIYFYSQVDTSETLVKQVTSIADVSHQSTEDRLGLWKRSFSLFMEKPFTGHGTGSWKTEVLRLGTTGMKSAAGGFHFVRPHNDFLWILAENGLPGFLAYAAFFLLLIWQLIRILITHPDDSLHYLMAGFGLFAYMLIACVSFPRERIEHTVILAITLLPFLSQTGSAQIKNQKKLISGLVVIFLTGILIAGLYVGLERFAGEQHIFKAIQFEQKQQWDPALKELHQVNLRFLPLDRTGTPIQLYTGSIYMLKFQPKYGCSEYQRALAVHPYNPEVIAGLAQCYKLSGQKEQAEVFFKKSLEIAPFNSQVLIKLTNFYLENGRYQDAITTLRKADPRRNDIAYDEAIEKIIQIEIEQISTAPELAPLALWLADTTQTKPNYHHVFRESIFRQQPFTQLLQEYADIR, translated from the coding sequence ATGAAATTCTGGCTGGATAACGTTGTCAAATGGTCTTTGTTTCTTCCACTGGGTGCCGGCCTGGCCATCTTATTATTTGCTTATTCTGATCACCTGATGGACCCGACGCTTTTACCCAAGTTTCTGGGAATAAATTTCGTGGCCGCAGGTTTTCTAGTAGCGAGTTTCATTAAAGACCGGGGCCAGAAAATCACAAAAATCCTGGCCTCCAACCCCTGGCTTTGGGCCTACGCTTTTTACCTGATGATCTCTGCTATCAGTCTTTTGTACACCATCAATCCTGCCGATGGTTTTTTTGAATGGAGTGTCGCCCTTCTGCTTTTTGTTTATTTTCTGATCCTTGCCTCCTGGTTGCCTGATTCTGCCAGGGTTGACAAATGGATCAGCATTTTCACCCTGATTATTCTCGCTGCGGGTGTCAACCAGTATATGACCATGATTCGCGCATTTGGAGCCTCCCACAATACCAGCTATCTGGTTTCTTCTGTATTCGGGCATAAAAATACGTTTGCAGAATGCCTGCTGCTCCTTTTGCCGATAAATTTTTATGGGACTTTGCGCCAATCGGGCTTCTGGAAAATCTTTTCGGCAACTGCCCTTCTGGTCAGTCTGATATTTATCCTGCTGCTATTATCCCGGGGCGTGTGGGTAGCTTTTTTCGGTGCAACGGCGGTAACCATTCTGCTTTATTTTTTTATCCTCAACAAAAATTTAACCTTCCGGATAAATCGCAGATTTCTGCTGAGAGGCGGATTAATTGCGGGCATTTTGGCGTCAGGGACCATTTATTTCTATTCACAAGTCGATACATCGGAAACCCTGGTGAAACAGGTAACCTCTATTGCCGATGTTTCTCACCAGTCTACCGAAGACCGGCTGGGACTTTGGAAAAGGAGTTTTAGTCTGTTTATGGAAAAACCTTTTACCGGCCACGGAACCGGAAGCTGGAAAACGGAAGTGCTACGGCTGGGTACAACAGGCATGAAATCAGCTGCTGGCGGATTTCATTTTGTACGCCCCCACAACGATTTCCTTTGGATCCTTGCTGAAAATGGGTTGCCGGGCTTTCTGGCTTATGCGGCTTTTTTCCTTCTCCTGATCTGGCAGTTGATACGAATATTAATAACCCACCCCGATGACTCCCTGCATTATCTGATGGCTGGTTTTGGCCTGTTTGCCTATATGCTCATCGCGTGTGTGAGTTTTCCCCGAGAACGTATCGAACACACCGTAATCCTGGCCATTACGCTTCTGCCTTTTCTCTCCCAAACAGGCAGTGCGCAAATCAAAAATCAAAAAAAGCTGATTTCTGGTTTGGTTGTGATTTTTCTGACTGGTATTTTAATCGCAGGTTTATACGTAGGTTTGGAGCGGTTTGCCGGGGAACAACATATCTTTAAAGCTATTCAATTCGAACAAAAACAACAATGGGATCCCGCTTTGAAGGAACTCCACCAGGTAAATCTGCGTTTCCTGCCACTGGATCGTACAGGTACCCCCATTCAACTTTATACAGGATCCATCTATATGCTGAAATTTCAGCCTAAATATGGTTGTTCGGAATATCAGCGCGCGTTGGCGGTGCACCCTTATAATCCCGAGGTTATTGCAGGACTGGCCCAGTGTTACAAACTTTCCGGACAAAAGGAGCAGGCCGAAGTTTTCTTTAAAAAATCTCTCGAAATTGCCCCGTTTAACAGTCAGGTACTAATAAAACTCACAAATTTTTATCTCGAAAATGGCCGATATCAGGATGCCATCACTACCCTTCGCAAAGCAGATCCCCGGAGGAATGATATCGCCTATGACGAGGCAATTGAAAAAATTATTCAAATAGAAATAGAACAAATATCCACTGCGCCAGAACTCGCACCGCTGGCTCTCTGGCTGGCAGACACGACACAGACAAAACCCAACTATCATCATGTTTTCAGGGAATCTATTTTCCGACAGCAGCCATTTACCCAATTGCTTCAAGAATACGCAGACATCCGTTAG
- a CDS encoding tetratricopeptide repeat protein: MKNTLRSLIAVGLVLAISLLVGCSSRTSEALKKTQSPSDPLMTEAKISKQLIEQQTDKSLLVMPVTTDSDRALSRFEMARKYRHDFTNLSQSFELLKQAIALDPEFALAWVYLSMHYGTMGNTDGEKNAMEQAQKYAGKVSKGERMFIAAMMQGPSSAEIWQSLEQMYPDDKYIHLILGYIYKNSLHDYVAALGQFQKSLALDGTLGNAYNMIGYTYIAMDQYVKAEEAFKTYMELFPASGNPYDSMGDLYLKLGRYDEAISLFEKACSVEPAFTWSAEKAHQARELRDKGANR; this comes from the coding sequence ATGAAAAATACCCTCCGTAGCCTGATCGCAGTTGGGTTGGTTCTCGCTATCTCCCTTTTGGTGGGTTGTAGCAGCAGAACTTCAGAAGCGCTGAAAAAAACCCAATCCCCCTCTGATCCCCTGATGACCGAAGCAAAAATCAGTAAACAACTTATCGAACAACAGACAGACAAGAGCTTGTTGGTCATGCCTGTAACCACTGATTCAGACCGGGCATTAAGCCGGTTTGAGATGGCGCGAAAATACAGACATGACTTTACCAACCTTTCGCAATCATTCGAATTATTGAAACAGGCCATTGCGCTCGATCCGGAATTTGCGCTGGCATGGGTGTATCTTTCGATGCACTATGGCACGATGGGCAATACAGATGGGGAGAAAAACGCCATGGAGCAGGCGCAGAAATACGCCGGTAAAGTTTCCAAAGGAGAGCGAATGTTTATTGCGGCAATGATGCAGGGCCCTTCATCTGCGGAAATCTGGCAGTCGCTTGAACAAATGTATCCTGACGATAAGTACATTCATTTGATATTGGGATATATTTATAAAAACAGCTTGCATGATTATGTGGCTGCCTTAGGGCAATTTCAGAAATCGCTGGCACTTGATGGCACTTTAGGTAACGCTTACAACATGATCGGCTATACTTATATAGCGATGGATCAGTACGTCAAGGCTGAGGAAGCGTTCAAAACCTATATGGAGCTATTTCCCGCTTCCGGCAACCCCTATGACTCTATGGGCGATCTGTATCTCAAGTTGGGGCGTTATGATGAGGCCATTTCGCTATTCGAAAAGGCCTGTTCTGTAGAGCCTGCTTTTACCTGGTCGGCAGAAAAAGCCCATCAGGCAAGAGAATTGCGAGATAAAGGTGCCAACAGATAG
- a CDS encoding pyridoxal phosphate-dependent aminotransferase family protein has protein sequence MMSTDLGQYADSWHGYLAYPKLEGEIGPRMRYMGQELLVWSLNSYLGLANHPEVRKADADAAAEYGLAYPMGSRMLTGNSDNHEKFEREVAGFMQKEDAFLLNFGYQGCVSIVQSLTDRRDVIVYDQLSHACILDGMSMSLAKRFVFAHNDMAQLEDRLNKAKKIVEKTGGGILIITEGVFGMKGDMGKLDEVAALKEKYNARLFVDDAHGFGVMGATGIGTGEHFGVQDKIDVLFNTFAKSMAGFGAFVCGDKKVINYLRYNMRSQIYAKSLCMPMTIGAIKRLELLRTQPELRTKLWTIVNRLQNGLRERGFDIGPTQSPVTPVYLKGSDREAIGIVSDIRFNHKIFCSPVTYPVVERGVIMLRLIPTAAHSEADVDYTLNAFEAVRANIEAGVYLNSELPVIKM, from the coding sequence ATGATGTCGACGGACTTGGGACAGTACGCCGACAGTTGGCATGGGTATCTTGCTTACCCTAAGCTGGAAGGAGAAATCGGACCACGTATGCGGTATATGGGACAGGAACTACTGGTTTGGTCCCTCAATAGCTACCTGGGACTGGCCAACCACCCCGAGGTTCGCAAAGCGGATGCTGATGCTGCCGCTGAGTATGGGCTTGCTTATCCTATGGGCTCACGAATGCTCACCGGAAATAGCGACAATCACGAAAAGTTTGAGAGAGAAGTTGCCGGGTTTATGCAAAAAGAAGATGCATTTCTCCTGAACTTCGGGTATCAGGGCTGTGTATCGATTGTTCAGTCATTGACAGATCGCCGGGATGTTATCGTTTATGATCAGTTGTCTCATGCCTGTATCCTTGATGGTATGAGCATGTCTCTGGCCAAACGATTTGTTTTCGCCCACAATGACATGGCACAACTCGAGGACAGACTCAATAAAGCCAAAAAGATTGTTGAAAAAACCGGAGGTGGAATTCTGATTATCACCGAAGGGGTATTTGGCATGAAAGGCGATATGGGTAAGCTGGACGAAGTTGCTGCGCTAAAAGAGAAGTATAATGCACGACTTTTTGTCGATGATGCGCACGGATTTGGGGTCATGGGCGCTACCGGAATCGGTACAGGTGAACATTTTGGTGTTCAGGATAAAATAGATGTGCTGTTTAATACGTTTGCTAAGTCTATGGCTGGTTTCGGAGCATTTGTTTGCGGAGATAAAAAAGTTATTAACTATCTTCGGTACAATATGCGGAGCCAGATTTATGCAAAGTCTCTCTGTATGCCTATGACTATCGGAGCAATCAAACGTCTGGAACTTCTTCGCACCCAACCGGAACTGAGAACAAAACTCTGGACGATTGTAAACCGACTTCAAAATGGTCTTAGAGAGCGTGGTTTTGATATAGGACCTACACAATCTCCAGTTACACCCGTATATTTGAAGGGTTCGGACAGAGAGGCGATTGGAATTGTTTCAGATATCCGTTTCAACCACAAAATATTCTGTTCACCTGTTACCTATCCCGTAGTGGAAAGAGGGGTGATTATGCTTAGGCTAATACCTACCGCAGCGCATTCCGAGGCGGATGTAGACTATACCCTCAACGCTTTTGAGGCAGTAAGAGCGAATATTGAGGCTGGTGTGTATCTAAATTCGGAATTGCCTGTAATAAAAATGTAG
- a CDS encoding histone H1 has product MEKYAKLKSLVISIEDDFSKFYDKGNKAAGTRARKAMQDIKVLAQDIRKEIQDMK; this is encoded by the coding sequence ATGGAAAAATACGCAAAACTAAAAAGCCTGGTCATTAGTATTGAGGATGATTTCTCAAAGTTCTACGATAAAGGCAACAAAGCTGCCGGAACTCGTGCAAGAAAAGCTATGCAGGACATCAAAGTACTCGCTCAGGATATCAGAAAAGAAATTCAGGACATGAAATAA
- the dapA gene encoding 4-hydroxy-tetrahydrodipicolinate synthase, with amino-acid sequence MQQFSGTGVAVVTPFSSDYTLDTYALRKTINHLIDGKVEYLVVLGTTGESATLSSEEKKRVIDIFFEETDNRIPLVLGSGGNNTAEICKQVEYYTEKYRPAGILSVSPYYNKPSQEGIYQHYKAVAGSTDLPVILYNVPGRTSSNVLAPTTLRLAHDCSNIVAVKEASGNFEQFMEILRERPAGFQVLSGDDSISIPMISLGAEGTISVIANALPLEFSDMIRAALAGKYEEAREIHYRIFPFMQLIFREGNPVGIKVLMEMLGICSPTVRLPLVEGTAALREAIQGQLAATR; translated from the coding sequence ATGCAACAATTCTCCGGCACCGGAGTGGCAGTTGTCACTCCCTTTTCCAGTGACTATACCCTGGATACGTACGCATTGCGCAAAACGATCAACCATTTGATCGATGGCAAAGTTGAATATCTGGTTGTGCTTGGCACAACAGGTGAATCCGCCACCCTCTCCTCTGAGGAGAAAAAGCGGGTAATAGACATATTTTTCGAGGAAACCGACAATCGCATACCGCTCGTTCTGGGTTCCGGAGGAAATAACACTGCCGAAATCTGTAAACAGGTTGAATATTATACCGAAAAATACCGTCCGGCAGGCATCCTTTCTGTAAGTCCTTACTACAACAAACCCTCGCAAGAGGGGATATATCAGCATTATAAAGCTGTGGCTGGAAGCACGGATCTGCCGGTCATTCTCTATAATGTACCGGGTCGTACCAGTTCAAACGTGCTGGCTCCCACTACCCTGCGTCTGGCCCATGATTGCAGCAATATCGTAGCTGTGAAGGAGGCCTCCGGCAATTTTGAGCAGTTTATGGAGATATTGCGGGAAAGACCCGCCGGTTTTCAGGTATTGTCGGGCGACGATTCGATCAGCATACCGATGATCAGCCTGGGGGCTGAAGGTACAATCTCCGTGATTGCCAATGCCTTGCCGCTGGAATTCAGCGATATGATCCGCGCTGCACTGGCAGGAAAATATGAGGAGGCGAGAGAAATACACTACAGAATATTTCCGTTTATGCAGCTAATTTTCCGCGAAGGAAATCCCGTAGGGATCAAAGTGCTGATGGAAATGCTGGGCATTTGCAGCCCAACCGTGCGGTTGCCTTTGGTGGAAGGAACCGCAGCATTGCGGGAAGCGATTCAAGGCCAGCTGGCTGCCACGCGATAA